The sequence CCCGCCGTTACCTCGTTCTCATGCTCCTGCCCTGGGCGCTGCTGCTCCTGCTGCTGGTGGCCGCTGTGGTGGTCCCCAACCTGCTGCGCAGCCGCATGGCCGTCCGCCAGGCGATGGATGTCCCGGTGGAAGGAGCGCTCGACAAGTATGCCAGCGTGGCGCCCGGCGCAGCCGGCGGAGAGTCCAAGTCCGTCCAAGCCGCCTTCGACCGCAAGATCGTGCGCACCGGCGCGATGGAGCTGGTGGTGAAGGACGCGCCCGCGGCGGTGGCGCAGTTGCAGGCGCTGGCCGAGCGCCTGGGCGGCTACGTCGAGTCCTCCAACCTCACCCAGGTGGGCGACAGCATGAACGGCAGCGTCAAGCTGCGCATCCCGGCGGCGCGCTTCGATGAGGCGCGCGCCGGCGCCCACGGCATCGGCCTGCGGGTGCAGAGCGAGAGCGTGGAAGCCACCGACGTCACCCGCCAGTTCGTAGACCTGGAGGCCAGCCTGCGCAACTTCCGCGCCGAGGAGGCCCAGTACCTGGAGATCCTGAAGCGCGCCAGCCGCACCGAGGACGTGCTGCAGGTGGCCGAGCACCTCAGCGACGTGCGCGGGCGCATCGAGCGCACCCAGGGCGAACTCAACCTGCTCTCCCACCAGGTGGAGATGAGTACGCTGACCGTCAACCTGGTGGCGCAGGCGGAGGCGAGGGTGCTGGGCCTGGAGTGGCGGCCGCTCTACAACGCGCGCCGCGCCTTCCGCGACCTGCTGCAGGGGCTGGCCGATTACACCGATTCCATGGTGGCGCTCGTCATCGCCCTGCCGCTGATCGTGCTGTGGGCGGCGACGGTGA is a genomic window of Terriglobales bacterium containing:
- a CDS encoding DUF4349 domain-containing protein, with product MTGLAANPPFPRRYLVLMLLPWALLLLLLVAAVVVPNLLRSRMAVRQAMDVPVEGALDKYASVAPGAAGGESKSVQAAFDRKIVRTGAMELVVKDAPAAVAQLQALAERLGGYVESSNLTQVGDSMNGSVKLRIPAARFDEARAGAHGIGLRVQSESVEATDVTRQFVDLEASLRNFRAEEAQYLEILKRASRTEDVLQVAEHLSDVRGRIERTQGELNLLSHQVEMSTLTVNLVAQAEARVLGLEWRPLYNARRAFRDLLQGLADYTDSMVALVIALPLIVLWAATVIFFAVLAWKILRWVWRRFLKRAPAAPPA